Proteins from a genomic interval of Asterias rubens chromosome 16, eAstRub1.3, whole genome shotgun sequence:
- the LOC117301002 gene encoding uncharacterized protein LOC117301002, producing the protein MSESCGKDFDSSRLDNRHDKPIKEDSLETDAMPLNESIPKSQEMCRQVQPFLGQTNQPDHENDNSSEINLCNKIKKMQITSHCADPDDTQKKFPTLAQSKGQSYESVTPDLLQHEIRRGEHRGHDVSDRCETVGGADCVSANAGETNRISYQSEMEAIAQAIPLDDDATQTATPQESLPPTTPKATNATSRTPQQDQVPVTQTHFQESASEPPVKPIALKPPEEDDEHYDVLLLYSEHDQSEAEQFIDIAKKANWKVATPDDFRPSQTKFKSFEDVYNNSSYTVLLLTTNFLTDFWCEHQYQAALIQSIENPSKKATVIPIICQYRDLKLPMELSVFTSAKLNNPNIEKILKKCIKVEKRWHREKEAGLTTTDAAPNHMPTLQLHPKDESMDAIYRRMRPELQPGTSAAQIMTTQCFSELCVRLDAPDALENDWRRLATNVGFSSNSGLNQEKSPTAKILECFFQKEIAGQRSKDKIRKRLRQVLNEIHRPDAAELL; encoded by the exons ATGTCTGAGTCTTGTGGAAAAGATTTCGATTCCAGTAGACTGGATAATAGGCATGATAAACCTATAAAGGAAGACAGTTTAGAGACAGACGCAATGCCTCTAAATGAGTCCATACCAAAGTCTCAAGAAATGTGCCGTCAAGTGCAACCATTTTTAGGTCAAACAAACCAGCCTGATCATGAAAATGACAACTCTTCTGAAATCAATCTTTGCAATAAAATTAAGAAAATGCAGATAACTTCACATTGCGCCGATCCAGATGATACACAGAAGAAGTTCCCAACTCTAGCACAGTCCAAGGGGCAGAGTTACGAATCCGTTACACCTGACTTGCTTCAACATGAAATCAGGAGAGGGGAACACCGAGGTCATGATGTCAGCGATAGGTGTGAAACTGTAGGAGGAGCTGATTGTGTCAGTGCGAATGCAGGTGAAACTAACAGGATTTCATATCAATCAGAGATGGAGGCTATAGCTCAAGCTATTCCCTTGGATGATGATGCGACTCAAACAGCTACACCCCAAGAATCACTGCCTCCCACCACACCTAAAGCCACCAATGCTACATCTCGGACGCCTCAACAAGACCAAGTGCCTGTCACTCAAACACACTTCCAAGAATCAGCATCTGAACCACCGGTAAAACCAATCGCCCTGAAACCTCCAGAAGAAGATGATGAACATTATGACGTTTTGCTGCTGTACAGTGAGCACGACCAGAGTGAAGCCGAACAGTTCATTGATATTGCCAAGAAAGCAAACTGGAAAGTTGCCACACCTGATGACTTTCGTCCAAGTCagacaaaattcaaatcttttGAAGATGTGTACAACAATAGCTCTTATACTGTTCTTCTTCTTACTACCAACTTTTTGACCGATTTTTGGTGTGAACATCAGTATCAAGCAGCACTCATACAGTCTATAGAAAACCCTAGTAAGAAAGCCACAGTGATACCTATTATTTGTCAGTATCGGGACCTCAAGTTACCAATGGAGTTAAGTGTTTTCACGTCTGCAAAACTAAACAATCCCAACATTGAGAAAATCCTTAAAAAGTGCATTAAAGTAGAGAAGAGATGGCATAGAGAAAAGGAAGCTGGATTGACTACGACAGATGCCGCACCAAACCACATGCCCACCTTACAGTTGCAT CCAAAAGATGAGAGTATGGATGCCATCTACCGTAGAATGAGGCCTGAACTCCAACCTGGAACCTCTGCAGCTCAGATCATGACAACTCAATGCTTCAGCGAGCTCTGTGTCCGCCTCGACGCTCCTGATGCCTTGGAGAATGACTGGCGGAGATTGGCAACTAATGTTGGATTCAGCTCAAATTCGGGATTGAATCAAGAGAAGAGCCCCACTGCCAAAATCCTTGAGTGTTTCTTCCAGAAGGAGATTGCGGGACAGAGAAGCAAGGATAAAATTCGAAAAAGGTTGAGGCAAGTTTTGAATGAAATACATAGGCCGGATGCAGCCGAGTTGTTATAG